Proteins encoded within one genomic window of Theobroma cacao cultivar B97-61/B2 chromosome 7, Criollo_cocoa_genome_V2, whole genome shotgun sequence:
- the LOC18593465 gene encoding probable WRKY transcription factor 31 has protein sequence MDEGGTGARRLSFDHTVDAAISVFNPKPSLFGVGPFRSSCKPDPAARKQAAFDMEQDDQHVESSDGMKRVVNEMDFFGSGGRSSSKEEPKADVKMESERQGLVQENDEPAAADVNTGLNLLTTNIVSEKSVPGDRTSQNLKDKERVNQLADVRAELERINEENQRLKVTLNQVNSNYYALQMHLVSLMQRQQNRRDESSEASEMNRTTEEKRHGEVIVARQFIDLGQSAKVEKDELSESSSDGRVQEFSGSPGNTIVESMERRKTNSSRNCETVPIDPISRKDLMDPGRNQREETPEGRPHPGWLQNKVPKFNTSRDVELAQETMAMIRKARVSVRARSEASMISDGCQWRKYGQKMAKGNPCPRAYYRCTMATGCPVRKQVQRCADDRTILNTTYEGNHNHPLPPAAMAMASTTSAAASMLLSGSMPSADGMMNSSTILPKGIMLPCSPNSVTLSASAPFPTVTLDLTYNPNQRPTSQLLAPSPNIPHLLGHPIYNQSKLLGLFSSQGIEHHPHLAQNQMQPPHPMADTVNAATAAITADPNFTAALVAAITSIIGNPHRDNSGNNNSPTSRNTGDNNT, from the exons ATGGACGAAGGAGGAACGGGAGCAAGACGACTCTCCTTTGATCATACTGTTGATGCTGCAATTAGTGTCTTCAACCCCAAGCCATCCCTTTTCGGTGTCGGTCCTTTCAGAAGTTCTTGTAAACCTGATCCTGCAGCCAGGAAACAGGCAGCTTTCGATATGGAACAAGATGATCAACATGTTGAATCGTCTGATGGGATGAAACGAGTAGTCAACGAGATGGACTTTTTCGGCTCCGGTGGTAGATCTTCTTCGAAAGAAGAACCAAAGGCTGATGTGAAGATGGAGAGTGAACGTCAGGGATTGGTGCAGGAGAATGATGAACCAGCAGCAGCTGATGTAAAT ACTGGTTTGAATCTCTTGACAACTAATATTGTAAGTGAGAAATCAGTTCCTGGTGACAGAACATCGCAGAATCTCAAAGATAAAGAAAGAGTAAATCAG TTAGCAGATGTCCGAGCTGAATTGGAACGAATAAACGAAGAGAATCAACGTTTGAAAGTTACTCTTAATCAGGTGAACAGCAACTATTATGCTTTACAGATGCATCTTGTTTCACTGATGCAACGACAACAAAATCGAAGAGATGAAAGTTCAGAAGCTTCTGAG ATGAATAGAACCACAGAAGAGAAAAGGCATGGAGAAGTTATTGTTGCAAGACAATTTATAGATCTGGGTCAATCTGCAAAGGTTGAAAAAGATGAGCTTTCAGAATCTTCTTCAGATGGTAGAGTCCAGGAGTTTTCAGGATCGCCAGGGAACACCATTGTTGAGTCTATGGAGAGAAGGAAAACGAACAGTAGTAGAAATTGTGAAACAGTCCCAATTGATCCCATCAGCAGGAAAGATTTAATGGACCCTGGACGGAATCAGAGAGAAGAAACCCCCGAAGGCCGACCTCATCCAGGATGGTTACAAAACAAAGTTCCCAAGTTCAATACCTCAAGGGATGTTGAACTAGCACAAGAGACCATGGCCATGATTAGAAAAGCTCGTGTCTCAGTTCGAGCTCGATCTGAAGCTTCAATG ATTTCTGATGGATGTCAATGGAGAAAATATGGGCAGAAGATGGCAAAAGGAAACCCTTGCCCTCGAGCTTACTACCGTTGCACCATGGCAACAGGTTGTCCAGTTCGCAAACAA GTGCAAAGGTGTGCAGATGATCGAACCATCCTTAATACAACTTATGAAGGCAACCATAACCATCCACTCCCTCCAGCTGCCATGGCAATGGCATCAACAACATCAGCAGCAGCATCGATGCTACTTTCCGGATCAATGCCCAGCGCAGATGGGATGATGAACTCATCGACTATCCTTCCCAAAGGCATAATGCTTCCTTGCTCACCGAATTCGGTCACCCTTTCAGCTTCAGCTCCATTTCCTACTGTTACATTGGACCTGACTTACAACCCTAATCAAAGACCAACGAGCCAGCTTCTTGCCCCTTCCCCAAACATTCCTCACCTGCTTGGCCACCCCATTTACAACCAATCAAAACTTTTGGGTCTTTTCAGCTCTCAAGGAATCGAACATCATCCCCATTTAGCTCAAAATCAGATGCAGCCACCACATCCCATGGCTGATACAGTAAATGCCGCCACCGCTGCCATCACTGCCGATCCCAACTTCACTGCAGCTCTAGTTGCAGCCATTACTTCCATCATCGGCAATCCTCATCGAGACAACAGTGGTAATAACAATAGCCCAACTTCAAGAAACACAGGAGACAACAAtacttaa